One part of the Rutidosis leptorrhynchoides isolate AG116_Rl617_1_P2 chromosome 1, CSIRO_AGI_Rlap_v1, whole genome shotgun sequence genome encodes these proteins:
- the LOC139885938 gene encoding WRKY transcription factor 6-like: MSLMEARYDNMVLNSFDGHKIPITPHENSSLLINEMDFFSRTSTSSSLKNPLILNVKEEKRQDEVDQELQLQLNVGSNPTTTNKSNYNGASPHANNQSTFKLATLNRELEKMRRENESLRSMVTQVKEKCLYLQRHIQENIITRETKDNNKIVNVVKDDDTQQSSLVPLEFKNLNHVTKLVVDDSVKIDRSSAHSPDNKFDSPKDGDRRLADATMRRARVSVRARSEASMISDGCQWRKYGQKMAKGNPCPRAYYRCTMAVGCPVRKQVQRCAEDRTVLTTTYEGNHNHPLPQAAMSMASTTSAAASMLLSGSISSTDHFNHHITSNSLFSSYPHQNLTTTLSATAPFPTITLDLTNPNINTNSHNQPPFQFPFSTNILQRASSNIFHNGTKFSEVQSSHDQELMSAATAAVTSDPNFMAALVAAIGSIIGNGQRNNEDGSNDN; this comes from the exons ATGTCGTTAATGGAAGCTAGATATGATAACATGGTTCTTAATTCATTCGATGGTCACAAGATTCCGATCACTCCCCATGAAAATAGTTCTTTGTTGATCAATGAAATGGATTTCTTTTCAAGAACTAGTACGAGTAGTTCGTTAAAGAATCCGTTAATTCTGAATGTAAAAGAAGAGAAACGACAAGATGAAGTTGATCAAGAACTTCAACTTCAGTTAAAT GTTGGATCGAATCCTACTACGACAAACAAATCAAACTATAATGGTGCATCACCGCATGCAAATAACCAAAGTACTTTTAAG CTCGCTACATTAAACCGCGAACTAGAAAAGATGAGGAGAGAAAACGAAAGTTTACGATCAATGGTTACTCAAGTTAAAGAAAAGTGCTTATATCTACAAAGACATATTCAAGAAAATATCATAACCCGTGAAACCAAAGACAATAATAAG ATCGTTAATGTGGTGAAAGATGACGACACCCAACAAAGCTCGTTGGTTCCATTGGAATTCAAGAATCTGAATCACGTAACAAAGCTTGTTGTTGACGATAGCGTGAAGATTGATCGCTCAAGCGCACATAGCCCGGATAACAAGTTTGATTCACCAAAAGATGGTGATCGACGACTGGCTGACGCAACAATGAGAAGGGCACGTGTGTCGGTTCGAGCTAGGTCTGAAGCATCCATG aTATCAGATGGATGCCAATGGAGAAAATACGGGCAGAAAATGGCGAAAGGAAATCCATGTCCTCGAGCTTATTATCGTTGCACGATGGCAGTTGGTTGTCCAGTCCGAAAACAA GTACAGAGATGTGCAGAAGACCGAACAGTTTTAACAACGACATATGAAGGCAACCACAACCATCCATTACCACAAGCAGCCATGTCAATGGCGTCCACCACATCAGCCGCGGCCTCTATGCTACTCTCCGGTTCAATCTCAAGCACCGATCACTTCAACCACCACATTACATCAAATTCCTTATTTTCATCTTACCCTCATCAAAATCTAACCACCACATTATCAGCCACTGCTCCATTTCCTACAATCACATTAGACCTCACAAATcctaatattaatacaaatagccaCAATCAACCACCTTTTCAGTTCCCTTTTTCAACAAACATATTACAACGTGCTAGTTCTAATATTTTTCATAATGGGACAAAGTTTTCGGAGGTTCAAAGCTCTCATGATCAAGAGTTGATGAGTGCAGCTACTGCGGCAGTTACGTCGGACCCAAATTTCATGGCGGCTTTAGTGGCTGCGATTGGGTCCATAATTGGTAATGGCCAACGTAACAATGAAGATGGCAGCAACGATAATTAG